A genomic window from Pseudogulbenkiania sp. MAI-1 includes:
- the ppk1 gene encoding polyphosphate kinase 1, giving the protein MSQQNDLLLNRELGLIQFNRRVLAQAEDPRLPLLERLRFLCIVSSNLDEFFEVRMAWLNEMVETQPDTPLPDGMTPHQARRKVSEATHALIREQYAVMRDTLFPALREEGILFLRRIDWTDEQREWVKGYFFREVMPLLTPIGLDPSHPFPKVLNKSLNFAVELEGKDAFGRQSGIAIVQAPRILPRVIKLPEHLSDGKHMFVFLSSILHAHVHELFLGMTVKGCYQFRVTRDSELNVEDEDMKNLRTALQGELRQRQFGEGVRLEIADTCPQHMQDFLVTQFGLEPENVYRVDGPVNLVRLMQVPDLVDRPDLKFASFVPTLPASLQKKSSLFDAIRQGDILLHHPYQSFQPVIDLLNLAATDPQVVAIKMTVYRTGTDSVLMESLIAAARAGKQVTVVVELMARFDEEANISWASRLEDAGAHVVYGVFGYKVHAKMLMVVRREENGLKRYVHLGTGNYHPRTARLYTDFGLISCNEQLASDVNDLFIELTGLGKASKLKLLHQSPFTLHSMILEAIEREAKHASEGRPAQIIAKMNSLLEPQVINALYRASQAGVKIQLIVRGVCALRPGVEGLSDNISVRSIVGRFLEHPRVFYFYNDRAEDLYFSSADWMGRNFFRRIETCVPVVDPKIKRRMIKEGLRIYLEDNANAWDMQPDGSYKRRHARGKVHCAQQTLLDEYAG; this is encoded by the coding sequence ATGTCGCAACAGAACGACCTGCTGCTCAACCGCGAGCTCGGACTGATCCAATTCAACCGGCGCGTCCTGGCTCAGGCCGAAGACCCTCGGCTCCCTCTCCTTGAGCGGCTGCGCTTCCTGTGCATCGTCTCATCCAACCTGGATGAATTCTTCGAAGTCCGCATGGCCTGGCTCAACGAGATGGTGGAAACCCAGCCGGACACGCCGCTGCCGGACGGCATGACGCCGCACCAGGCGCGGCGCAAGGTATCGGAGGCCACCCACGCGCTGATCCGCGAGCAGTACGCCGTGATGCGCGATACGCTGTTCCCGGCGCTGCGCGAGGAAGGCATCCTGTTCCTGCGGCGCATCGACTGGACCGACGAGCAGCGCGAATGGGTCAAGGGCTATTTCTTCCGCGAGGTGATGCCGCTGTTGACGCCGATCGGGCTCGATCCGTCCCACCCCTTCCCCAAGGTGCTGAACAAGTCGTTGAACTTCGCCGTGGAACTGGAGGGCAAGGACGCCTTCGGCCGCCAGTCCGGCATCGCCATCGTGCAGGCGCCGCGCATCCTGCCGCGCGTGATCAAGCTGCCGGAGCATCTGTCCGACGGCAAGCACATGTTCGTGTTCCTGTCCTCGATCCTGCACGCCCACGTGCACGAGCTGTTCCTCGGCATGACGGTGAAGGGCTGCTACCAGTTCCGCGTCACGCGCGACAGCGAGCTGAACGTGGAAGACGAGGACATGAAGAACCTGCGCACCGCCTTGCAGGGCGAATTGCGCCAGCGCCAGTTCGGCGAGGGGGTGCGGCTGGAGATCGCCGACACCTGCCCGCAGCACATGCAGGACTTCCTGGTCACCCAGTTCGGGCTGGAGCCGGAAAACGTCTACCGCGTCGACGGCCCGGTCAACCTGGTGCGACTGATGCAGGTGCCGGACCTGGTCGACCGCCCGGACCTCAAGTTCGCCTCGTTCGTGCCGACCCTGCCGGCTTCGCTGCAGAAGAAATCCAGCCTGTTCGACGCGATCCGCCAGGGCGACATCCTGCTGCACCACCCCTACCAGAGCTTCCAGCCGGTGATCGACCTGTTGAACCTGGCCGCCACCGACCCGCAGGTGGTGGCGATCAAGATGACGGTGTACCGCACCGGCACCGACTCGGTGCTGATGGAGTCGCTGATCGCCGCCGCCCGCGCCGGCAAGCAGGTGACGGTGGTGGTGGAGCTGATGGCGCGCTTCGACGAGGAGGCCAACATCAGCTGGGCCTCGCGCCTGGAAGACGCCGGCGCGCACGTGGTGTACGGCGTGTTCGGCTACAAGGTGCACGCCAAGATGCTGATGGTGGTGCGGCGCGAGGAGAACGGCCTGAAGCGCTACGTGCACCTGGGCACCGGCAACTATCACCCGCGCACCGCCCGCCTCTACACCGACTTCGGCCTGATCTCCTGCAACGAACAGTTGGCCAGCGACGTCAACGACCTGTTCATCGAACTGACCGGCTTGGGCAAGGCGAGCAAATTGAAGCTGCTGCACCAGTCGCCGTTCACGCTGCACAGCATGATCCTGGAAGCGATCGAGCGCGAGGCCAAGCACGCCAGCGAAGGGCGCCCGGCACAGATCATCGCCAAGATGAACTCACTGCTGGAGCCGCAGGTAATCAACGCGCTGTACCGCGCGAGCCAGGCCGGGGTGAAGATCCAGCTGATCGTGCGCGGCGTGTGCGCCTTGCGTCCGGGCGTGGAGGGTCTGTCCGACAACATCAGCGTGCGCTCCATCGTCGGCCGTTTCCTCGAGCATCCGCGCGTGTTCTACTTCTACAACGACCGTGCCGAAGACTTGTACTTCTCCAGCGCGGACTGGATGGGGCGCAACTTCTTCCGCCGCATCGAGACCTGCGTGCCGGTGGTCGACCCCAAGATCAAGCGCCGCATGATCAAGGAAGGCCTGCGCATCTACCTCGAGGACAACGCCAACGCCTGGGACATGCAGCCGGACGGCAGCTACAAGCGCCGCCATGCGCGCGGCAAGGTGCATTGCGCCCAGCAGACGCTGCTGGACGAGTACGCCGGCTGA
- a CDS encoding oxidative damage protection protein produces the protein MARTVNCIKLGREAEGMDFPPLPGELGKRVYENVSKEAWQGWLRYQTMLINENRLNLADARARQYLAAQLEAYFFGDGADAPAGYTPPGSN, from the coding sequence ATGGCTAGAACCGTCAACTGCATCAAGCTGGGCCGCGAGGCGGAAGGCATGGACTTCCCGCCGCTGCCGGGTGAACTGGGCAAGCGGGTATACGAGAACGTCTCCAAGGAAGCCTGGCAAGGCTGGTTGCGTTATCAGACCATGCTGATCAACGAGAACCGCCTCAACCTGGCCGACGCCCGCGCGCGCCAGTATCTGGCCGCCCAGTTGGAGGCCTATTTCTTCGGCGACGGCGCCGATGCGCCGGCGGGTTATACCCCACCAGGCAGCAACTAA
- the argA gene encoding amino-acid N-acetyltransferase has product MLTREFVLSFREAAPYINAFRGKTFVMAINGETVRDGRFPSLAKDIQLLVSLGVRIVLVHGARWQIDTLAQRAGHAQVFHGDKRSTDSKTLELVKQAVGYTRHEIEAALSASMRHVPVQGSQLRIAGGNYLTAQPVGVLDGMDMQYTGSVRRIDTEAMQARLDAGELVLVSCIGYSPTGEAFNLTMEEVATQIAIALKAEKLLFMVDSQGVTNSRGEFASTLTAQEAEALIASGNLSGDVAAYMPCAVKAVRQGVARAHMIGRFDDGAILEELFTDGGNGTMLARDPLVKVRNASIDDIGDIIDLIRPLEEQGILVKRSRELLEMEIKSYSVLEHDGKIFGCVAMHPFPDAGMAELACLAVSQQKRDAGFGEELLKHVEYLARAQGMASLFVLTTQTAHWFVERGFVAADISQLPLGKQQLYNYQRRSKVFIKPLH; this is encoded by the coding sequence ATGCTGACCAGGGAGTTTGTCCTCTCTTTTCGTGAAGCCGCCCCCTACATCAACGCCTTCCGCGGCAAGACCTTCGTCATGGCGATCAACGGCGAGACCGTGCGCGACGGCCGCTTTCCCAGCCTGGCCAAGGACATCCAGCTCTTGGTGAGCCTCGGGGTGCGTATCGTGCTGGTGCACGGCGCACGCTGGCAAATCGATACCCTCGCCCAGCGCGCCGGCCATGCCCAGGTCTTCCACGGCGACAAGCGCAGCACCGACAGCAAGACGCTGGAACTGGTCAAACAGGCGGTCGGCTATACCCGTCACGAGATCGAAGCCGCGCTGTCGGCCAGCATGCGCCACGTCCCGGTCCAGGGCAGCCAGCTGCGCATCGCCGGCGGCAACTACCTCACCGCCCAGCCGGTGGGCGTGCTCGACGGCATGGACATGCAGTACACCGGCAGCGTGCGGCGCATCGACACCGAAGCGATGCAGGCGCGCCTCGATGCCGGCGAGCTGGTTCTGGTGTCCTGCATCGGCTACTCCCCCACCGGCGAGGCGTTCAACCTGACGATGGAAGAGGTCGCCACCCAGATCGCCATCGCCCTGAAGGCCGAGAAACTGCTGTTCATGGTGGACAGTCAGGGAGTGACCAACAGCCGCGGCGAGTTTGCCAGCACGCTGACCGCCCAGGAAGCCGAGGCGCTGATCGCCAGCGGCAACCTGAGCGGCGACGTGGCCGCCTACATGCCGTGCGCGGTCAAGGCAGTACGGCAGGGGGTGGCCCGCGCCCACATGATCGGCCGCTTCGACGACGGCGCCATCCTGGAAGAACTGTTCACCGACGGCGGCAACGGCACCATGCTGGCGCGCGATCCACTGGTGAAGGTACGCAACGCCTCGATCGACGACATCGGCGACATCATCGACCTGATCCGCCCGCTCGAAGAACAGGGCATCCTGGTCAAGCGCAGCCGCGAGCTCTTGGAGATGGAGATCAAGTCGTATTCGGTGCTGGAGCACGACGGCAAGATCTTCGGCTGCGTCGCCATGCACCCCTTCCCCGACGCCGGCATGGCCGAGCTGGCCTGCCTGGCGGTCTCGCAGCAGAAACGCGACGCCGGCTTCGGCGAGGAACTGCTCAAGCACGTCGAGTACCTGGCACGGGCGCAAGGCATGGCCTCGCTGTTCGTGCTCACCACCCAGACCGCGCACTGGTTTGTCGAGCGCGGCTTCGTCGCCGCCGACATCAGCCAGCTGCCGCTGGGCAAGCAGCAGCTCTACAATTACCAGCGCCGCTCCAAGGTGTTCATCAAGCCGCTGCATTGA